One Oceanicoccus sagamiensis genomic region harbors:
- the prsR gene encoding PEP-CTERM-box response regulator transcription factor → MSKETEKTLLIVEDDAGLQSQLRWHFDAYNVVIAGDRESAIAAVRQHEPAVILQDLGLPPDEEGVEEGFKTVQEVSSISPSSKIIVVTGNHDYENAVRAVALGAYDFYQKPINTETLDLIVQRAYQMYTLEEQNRKLHSQQTSPLNGIIATDPQMLRICSTIEKVAPTTVTTTLLGESGTGKEVFAKAIHNISPRKDKRFVAINCAAVPENLMESELFGYEKGAFTGANKQTIGKVEVAQEGTLFLDEIGDMPLPLQAKLLRFLQERVIERVGGREELPVDVRVVCATNKNLEEMVAEGTFREDLYYRICEMVINIPPLREREGDKILLARHFLETMTADQKSKVTGFSTEATQAIESYPWPGNIREMENKIKRAIIMCDTKHINPDDLTIEAVESFSINLRQVRQDAEKSAINRALSMTDGNYSAAAKLLGVTRPTLYDLVKKYNITA, encoded by the coding sequence ATGAGTAAAGAAACTGAAAAAACACTGCTAATCGTTGAAGATGATGCTGGCCTGCAAAGCCAACTACGCTGGCACTTTGACGCTTACAATGTGGTTATTGCCGGAGATCGGGAATCCGCGATCGCAGCGGTCAGGCAACATGAACCCGCTGTGATATTGCAAGACCTCGGCCTGCCACCCGACGAAGAAGGGGTGGAAGAAGGTTTTAAAACCGTGCAGGAGGTCAGCAGTATTTCGCCGTCATCGAAAATCATTGTTGTCACCGGCAACCATGATTACGAAAATGCCGTCAGAGCTGTTGCTCTGGGTGCTTACGATTTTTACCAAAAGCCCATCAATACGGAGACACTGGATTTGATAGTGCAACGCGCCTATCAAATGTATACCCTGGAAGAGCAGAATAGAAAACTGCACAGCCAGCAAACCTCTCCCCTTAACGGCATTATCGCTACCGACCCACAAATGTTGCGGATTTGCAGCACCATTGAAAAAGTTGCCCCAACCACTGTCACCACCACACTGTTAGGTGAAAGCGGAACCGGTAAAGAAGTTTTTGCTAAAGCCATTCACAATATCAGCCCGCGTAAAGACAAACGTTTTGTCGCCATTAACTGCGCCGCCGTCCCTGAAAACCTCATGGAAAGCGAACTGTTCGGCTATGAGAAAGGAGCCTTTACAGGCGCCAACAAACAAACCATCGGTAAAGTAGAAGTCGCCCAGGAAGGCACCCTCTTTCTCGATGAAATAGGCGATATGCCTTTACCCTTACAAGCCAAACTGCTGCGTTTTTTACAGGAGCGGGTTATCGAACGAGTGGGTGGACGGGAAGAACTACCGGTTGATGTCAGAGTCGTTTGCGCAACCAATAAGAACCTCGAAGAAATGGTGGCAGAAGGCACCTTCCGGGAAGATTTATATTACCGCATCTGTGAAATGGTCATTAACATTCCACCATTAAGAGAACGTGAAGGCGATAAGATTTTATTGGCCCGACACTTCCTGGAGACAATGACAGCAGATCAAAAAAGCAAGGTAACGGGTTTTTCTACTGAAGCTACTCAGGCCATTGAATCCTACCCCTGGCCGGGCAATATCCGTGAAATGGAAAACAAAATTAAACGCGCCATTATCATGTGCGACACCAAGCATATTAACCCCGATGATTTAACCATTGAAGCCGTAGAAAGCTTTTCTATTAACCTGCGCCAGGTTCGCCAGGATGCAGAAAAGAGCGCCATTAATAGAGCGCTCTCAATGACTGATGGCAACTATTCTGCCGCAGCCAAATTATTAGGGGTAACACGACCGACACTATATGACCTGGTAAAAAAATATAACATCACGGCCTAA
- a CDS encoding glycosyltransferase has translation MPHNNNKKVLHLIDSGGVYGAEKVILNLSQHMRSNQEFTPIIGCIVNSEQDNNDLYDAALALNIDAIKVPIRNTLIAYDALLAGKAFQRSGIDIIHSHGYKPSVLAFFISLFTDIAITATCHLWFNPNQGPIKMRVMVALEKQFYKHRNFSYIIGVSEEIGEELSSKGIATEKIKIIKNGINIADFAKQKKDGDLLRKALNISDSDIVVSNIARLTQQKSQSTLLEAAALLRHQGHPVELLIVGEGELKEDLLAQADHLAISEHVHFLGFRDDIPALLNISTAFAMPSIDEGMPISLLEAAAAKTPIITTQVGDIGKLIVDNDSGLIIDIDKPQQLADKILTVALDTSGKISQFTDKAYQMMEEHYSARAMTDNYQTLYRTLLDLRPNNHE, from the coding sequence ATGCCACACAATAACAACAAAAAAGTTTTACACCTAATAGATAGCGGAGGCGTGTATGGGGCTGAAAAAGTCATATTAAACCTGTCTCAGCATATGCGCTCAAATCAGGAATTTACACCGATTATTGGCTGCATCGTTAATAGCGAACAGGATAACAATGATCTCTATGACGCCGCTCTTGCGTTGAATATCGATGCCATTAAAGTTCCCATCAGAAATACATTGATAGCCTATGATGCCCTTTTAGCAGGCAAAGCTTTTCAAAGATCAGGCATTGATATTATTCACTCTCATGGCTATAAACCCTCGGTACTGGCTTTCTTTATTTCACTATTTACTGACATAGCCATAACAGCAACCTGTCATCTCTGGTTCAACCCCAATCAGGGCCCGATTAAAATGCGGGTTATGGTAGCCCTTGAAAAACAGTTTTATAAGCACCGGAATTTTTCATACATTATCGGCGTATCCGAAGAGATAGGTGAAGAACTCTCTTCTAAAGGTATTGCTACAGAGAAAATTAAGATTATTAAAAACGGTATCAATATAGCCGACTTTGCCAAGCAGAAAAAGGATGGCGATCTATTAAGGAAAGCACTGAATATTTCGGACAGCGATATTGTAGTCTCCAATATTGCACGGCTGACTCAACAAAAATCGCAATCAACACTACTGGAGGCTGCTGCCTTATTAAGACATCAGGGACACCCGGTAGAATTGCTAATAGTGGGTGAGGGTGAGTTAAAAGAAGACTTGTTGGCACAAGCTGACCACTTAGCGATTTCTGAGCACGTCCATTTCTTAGGCTTTCGCGACGATATCCCTGCCCTACTCAATATCTCCACCGCTTTTGCCATGCCATCCATTGATGAAGGGATGCCTATCAGCCTGTTAGAGGCTGCTGCCGCAAAAACGCCCATCATCACCACCCAAGTGGGCGATATTGGGAAATTAATTGTCGACAATGATTCCGGATTAATTATTGATATCGATAAACCCCAGCAACTGGCTGATAAGATTTTAACTGTTGCACTAGACACATCTGGAAAAATCAGCCAATTTACTGACAAAGCCTACCAGATGATGGAAGAGCACTACTCAGCCAGAGCTATGACTGACAACTACCAGACGCTTTATCGAACTCTTCTCGACTTGCGGCCCAACAACCATGAATAA
- a CDS encoding tetratricopeptide repeat protein — MTTTYIRNYLYVTLLSASLIFTGCSDPAADNAKQAEIHKKTSASYMSQGQYRAAIIEARNVIKYSPDSAQGHLVLATIYSNLGSSPAVIKTLEPLSETYTNEVSLPLAKAYSQVGKYQSASKMLENTDQQSIEAMLVRARIEGGLNHVESAEKIYLDLLAKDASNAEAQLAYIQLQLRNQKNQSANLALNKLLQQDPNNPEALLYKAELAYLDNQLDDTENYLTQALQHLPETDIMTSLKSTVLSRLAQTLTELGRPSESLIYTKILAEANPEAHQARQQYNEALGLYQSGDIEQAEELLIELYENNPGNSMSGMLLGIINLQQGDLEEAGKLLEENIDAETSSSQAISSTALTQLRLRKPKQAVELLEKALLSHPEDAGIQAVYGLALLNIDNTDTRAALALQKALAIDPTRYKLHTILARHYLALDKNEQAYAQYNAALEKAPNSQDIKDDYINALLNNGEQDKALQLNNRFIQQNPEDPKAYLQAARINSINKDLAAAEKNLNKTISLAPDNAAALLALGQLQLAEKKPSKAINNFRKSLAVKPSTAGYKGLITGYQLNNDGDKVISELSTEAEASPDNSTLHTVLAEYYAIENQGEMALKFADSAIDSKPISNYTRSTAINIYRTQSLRSLADGDIATGRNRLSKAIVLAPNNGILQAELIKLEIQAQNFDEAMKIAEQIEQSEQGSVAGKYFKAQVRAEQQQWPEAISHIQKAWEQSPSGRIGSLYYTILKKSGNAEKAMSLLDDWISKIPQSSNPVTLKAIEFQKDGDNNAAADLYGRAIKLNPKDGIALNNLAWLYYEKGDERAEETASQAYATVPNSPGVLDTYGWILVQKGKVAEGIKLLERAESLTNGKSKEISQHLKEAEALL; from the coding sequence ATGACTACAACGTATATCAGGAACTACCTTTACGTCACACTACTTTCAGCCAGCCTGATATTTACAGGATGCTCCGACCCGGCAGCTGACAACGCCAAACAAGCAGAAATTCACAAAAAAACCTCTGCCTCCTACATGTCGCAAGGGCAATATCGTGCCGCCATTATCGAAGCACGCAATGTCATCAAGTATTCACCGGATTCAGCACAGGGCCACTTGGTTCTGGCAACAATTTATAGCAACCTGGGCAGTAGCCCTGCAGTCATCAAAACATTGGAACCCTTATCAGAGACCTATACTAATGAGGTGAGCCTGCCACTAGCCAAAGCCTACTCACAGGTCGGGAAGTATCAATCTGCCAGCAAGATGCTGGAGAATACCGACCAACAATCCATCGAGGCCATGCTGGTCCGAGCGCGTATCGAGGGAGGCCTCAACCATGTTGAGAGCGCTGAAAAAATATACCTTGACCTACTCGCCAAAGACGCAAGCAATGCTGAAGCACAACTAGCTTATATCCAGCTGCAATTAAGAAATCAAAAAAATCAAAGCGCCAATCTGGCACTGAATAAACTACTTCAGCAAGATCCCAACAACCCGGAAGCTCTGCTCTATAAAGCAGAGCTTGCCTATTTGGATAATCAGCTAGACGACACAGAAAACTACCTCACCCAGGCTCTACAACATTTGCCAGAAACTGACATCATGACAAGCCTCAAGTCAACAGTACTGTCGAGACTGGCCCAAACGCTAACGGAGCTTGGGCGCCCCAGCGAAAGCCTGATCTATACCAAAATTCTGGCCGAGGCCAACCCGGAAGCCCACCAAGCCAGACAGCAATACAACGAAGCTCTCGGCCTCTATCAATCAGGGGATATCGAACAAGCTGAAGAACTTCTGATAGAGCTTTATGAAAATAACCCAGGCAACAGCATGAGTGGTATGTTACTGGGCATCATCAATTTGCAGCAAGGGGACTTGGAAGAAGCTGGCAAATTACTTGAGGAAAATATTGATGCAGAAACATCAAGCAGCCAGGCAATTAGCTCGACAGCACTGACACAATTACGACTGAGAAAGCCCAAGCAAGCCGTCGAACTACTGGAAAAAGCCCTGTTATCACACCCTGAAGATGCTGGCATCCAGGCAGTCTATGGTCTGGCACTATTAAATATCGACAACACGGATACACGCGCAGCGCTGGCCTTACAAAAAGCATTGGCGATTGACCCTACACGCTACAAATTACACACCATACTAGCCCGCCATTATCTGGCTCTGGATAAAAACGAGCAGGCCTACGCACAATATAATGCCGCCCTGGAAAAAGCGCCCAACAGTCAGGATATCAAAGATGATTATATCAACGCACTATTGAACAATGGTGAACAGGATAAAGCCTTACAACTCAACAACCGCTTTATCCAACAAAACCCGGAAGATCCAAAGGCCTATTTACAAGCTGCGCGGATTAACTCCATTAACAAAGATCTGGCTGCTGCCGAGAAGAACCTAAACAAGACTATTAGCCTTGCTCCTGATAATGCAGCCGCATTATTAGCTCTCGGTCAATTACAGCTGGCTGAGAAAAAACCCTCTAAAGCCATTAATAATTTCCGCAAATCATTGGCTGTAAAACCCAGTACCGCTGGTTACAAAGGGCTTATCACTGGCTACCAACTTAACAATGATGGCGATAAAGTTATCAGTGAACTAAGCACTGAAGCCGAAGCCTCGCCAGATAACAGCACCCTGCATACAGTGCTAGCCGAATATTACGCTATCGAAAACCAGGGTGAAATGGCCCTGAAATTTGCCGATAGCGCTATAGATAGCAAACCAATATCAAACTACACCCGATCCACAGCCATCAATATTTACAGAACCCAATCACTGCGCTCTTTGGCTGACGGGGATATTGCCACTGGTCGCAACCGGCTATCGAAGGCCATCGTATTAGCCCCCAATAATGGCATCCTTCAGGCTGAACTGATCAAGCTTGAAATACAAGCACAAAATTTTGATGAAGCCATGAAAATTGCTGAGCAAATAGAGCAAAGCGAGCAAGGCAGCGTTGCCGGGAAGTATTTCAAAGCTCAGGTACGTGCCGAACAACAGCAGTGGCCAGAGGCAATCAGCCATATACAAAAGGCCTGGGAACAATCTCCCTCTGGGCGCATAGGTTCGCTTTACTATACGATTTTGAAAAAATCCGGCAACGCTGAAAAGGCCATGAGCCTACTGGATGACTGGATAAGTAAAATCCCGCAGAGCTCTAACCCGGTTACGCTTAAAGCTATAGAGTTTCAGAAAGACGGTGATAACAACGCCGCCGCCGATCTGTATGGCCGGGCTATCAAGTTGAACCCTAAAGATGGTATCGCCCTGAATAATCTGGCTTGGCTATATTATGAAAAAGGGGATGAGCGAGCAGAAGAAACCGCCAGTCAGGCTTATGCGACAGTCCCAAACAGCCCAGGCGTTCTTGATACCTATGGCTGGATTTTAGTGCAAAAGGGCAAGGTAGCAGAAGGCATTAAATTGCTGGAAAGAGCTGAAAGCCTCACTAATGGTAAATCAAAAGAAATCAGCCAGCATCTTAAGGAGGCAGAAGCTCTGCTGTGA
- a CDS encoding phenylacetate--CoA ligase family protein translates to MLKQIDNFIAWGVYQLWEFKEGNNRIETTKSLAQQQWLSPEDIAAIQLEKLKHILGHAKKTSPWYSERLKHIDIEKTNTLEVLLEIPVTTKIELRENTAHFISNQYNIEELVMAKTGGSTGTSLNLYFDKLCQQKRNGAQNFADSWAGWKPGYKTAALWGNPPTADTLKKRLRSALLERSICLDTMKIDQESIKDFLVECQSFKPDILFGHAHSIYILAKYIVDNNIEAPPFKGIIATSMMLLDNEREIIQQVFKQAVTNRYGCEEVGLIACECEQHKGMHINSSHVIVECLDDNDKPVPQGQPGKLVITDLNNFGMPLIRYRVEDVGVLSNRQCPCGRQLPFLERLEGRVADFLKTDSGGQVSGISLIERTLTKIPGIEQMQLVQNSLESLEINRVKGHEYNDHTDTALKQELADVFGDKVELIINDVPSIPQLKNGKFRFSICNLQVDVRP, encoded by the coding sequence ATGCTAAAGCAGATTGACAATTTTATTGCCTGGGGAGTTTACCAGCTCTGGGAATTTAAAGAGGGTAACAATAGAATTGAAACCACGAAATCACTGGCGCAGCAACAATGGCTGTCGCCAGAAGACATTGCAGCTATTCAGCTGGAAAAGTTAAAACACATTCTAGGCCATGCCAAAAAAACCAGCCCCTGGTATAGCGAACGGCTAAAGCATATCGACATAGAAAAAACCAACACGCTAGAGGTGCTGCTTGAAATCCCGGTAACCACAAAAATAGAACTGCGGGAAAATACTGCACATTTTATTAGCAACCAGTACAACATCGAAGAACTGGTCATGGCTAAAACGGGCGGCTCAACAGGCACGTCATTAAACCTGTACTTCGACAAGCTCTGCCAGCAAAAGAGAAATGGCGCTCAAAACTTCGCAGACAGCTGGGCCGGCTGGAAACCAGGCTATAAAACGGCAGCGCTATGGGGAAATCCTCCAACAGCCGACACGCTGAAGAAGCGCTTACGATCTGCTCTGCTTGAACGAAGCATCTGCCTGGACACCATGAAGATCGATCAGGAAAGCATTAAAGACTTTCTTGTCGAATGCCAGAGTTTTAAACCTGACATTCTTTTTGGCCATGCCCATTCAATTTATATCCTGGCTAAGTATATTGTCGATAACAACATCGAGGCGCCGCCATTCAAGGGGATTATTGCCACCTCTATGATGCTGCTGGATAACGAAAGAGAAATCATACAGCAGGTGTTCAAACAAGCTGTAACCAACCGATATGGCTGTGAGGAAGTTGGGCTTATCGCTTGCGAATGTGAGCAGCATAAGGGCATGCATATAAACAGCAGCCATGTCATCGTCGAGTGTCTGGATGATAATGACAAGCCCGTGCCACAGGGACAGCCCGGGAAACTGGTGATTACAGACCTGAATAATTTTGGCATGCCATTAATTCGCTACCGTGTAGAGGATGTCGGCGTACTGTCTAATCGCCAATGCCCCTGCGGAAGACAACTCCCCTTTCTAGAAAGACTGGAAGGCCGTGTCGCTGATTTTCTTAAAACAGATAGTGGCGGACAAGTATCAGGTATTTCGCTTATCGAAAGGACCCTAACTAAAATCCCCGGCATTGAGCAGATGCAACTTGTACAAAATAGTCTTGAGTCACTTGAGATCAATCGGGTAAAAGGCCATGAGTATAACGACCATACCGATACCGCTCTCAAGCAGGAATTAGCCGATGTTTTTGGCGACAAGGTCGAGCTTATTATCAATGACGTGCCATCAATACCCCAACTTAAAAACGGCAAGTTCAGATTCTCCATTTGCAACCTGCAAGTCGATGTAAGGCCATGA
- a CDS encoding glycosyltransferase, with protein sequence MKQNKRVLFFIHEYAPLFSGHGIYLRALFPYLIKKGYSIELLTLDYGHLPKTDYIDNIKVNRIPYQPNAKFHEMKMALRILLFLWSNRHKYDYFQFSGHVDEYCLLTLFCKLFNKKIIMQMVLLGADDPKSISTAYRFMNVRFKVLRKIDAFMVISKAIEESCYELKFDVNKVTKVRQGVDTQRFSPVSTQEKQALRRDFGLDEDAQYVLFVGAILERKGVDILLEAWPKVMANNPKAKLLLVGPNEFETQEFSIFAEKMQALASEQQLSVQFQGASDQVDKYMKLADLFVLPSRKEGFGNVIIEAMACGIPPIVTYMDGVALESVEDNRTGLIVHSEAELATAINRLLTHPEDRATMGQAALKHAINKFSFNEVVKDFTDIYEELDTPGSNLATYSKKIVSSNSLKALSKNIVLYSGILPAMRYIKRSQPIILMYHRILNRPESGAIQPGVFKQQMQYLMQNYNVISIDELLERLNNNTVEPYSVAITFDDGYGDFYHKAWPILRQLQLPASLYITTGFIDGKQWLWPDILRYLLNNTHKSIISHPILGEIRLGKHEIQTAWSRIADILLPLSTTERDSIFQHLFAQLEVIPPEQPTNDYRPLTWRNLQDMSEQGLDIGSHTITHPVLSNLDDQDIERELLLSMHRIEEQIGKRPNGICYPNGRSEDINNTVLSIAKETNYQYGVLAINRSIDKSRKFELGRIPAPDSLKQFKLLLARAGTQ encoded by the coding sequence ATGAAACAAAACAAGCGTGTCTTATTTTTTATACATGAATATGCCCCATTATTTTCTGGCCACGGCATCTATCTCAGGGCTTTATTCCCTTACCTGATTAAAAAGGGTTACTCCATCGAGCTGCTGACACTGGATTATGGTCACCTGCCTAAAACAGATTATATTGATAACATTAAAGTTAATCGTATACCCTACCAACCCAATGCCAAATTCCATGAAATGAAAATGGCTCTTAGGATATTATTATTTTTGTGGAGCAACAGGCACAAATATGATTATTTCCAGTTTAGTGGTCATGTCGATGAATACTGCCTACTAACCCTGTTTTGCAAATTATTTAATAAGAAAATAATTATGCAAATGGTCTTACTGGGTGCCGACGACCCTAAGTCCATATCCACCGCCTATCGATTTATGAATGTGAGGTTTAAAGTATTACGAAAAATAGATGCCTTTATGGTTATCTCTAAAGCCATTGAAGAATCCTGCTATGAACTGAAATTTGACGTAAACAAAGTCACCAAAGTGCGCCAGGGTGTCGACACACAACGATTCAGCCCTGTATCCACTCAAGAAAAGCAAGCGTTACGACGGGACTTCGGATTGGACGAAGATGCACAATATGTGTTGTTCGTTGGCGCGATTCTTGAACGTAAAGGTGTCGATATTCTGCTAGAGGCCTGGCCGAAAGTTATGGCGAACAACCCCAAAGCCAAACTTCTTCTGGTAGGACCCAATGAATTTGAGACACAGGAATTCAGTATTTTTGCAGAAAAAATGCAAGCACTTGCCAGCGAGCAACAGCTAAGCGTTCAGTTTCAAGGGGCTTCCGATCAAGTCGATAAATATATGAAGCTGGCTGATTTATTTGTTCTCCCATCCAGAAAGGAGGGCTTTGGCAATGTGATTATTGAGGCAATGGCCTGCGGCATACCACCTATTGTAACGTATATGGATGGTGTTGCCCTGGAAAGCGTTGAAGACAATAGAACCGGGCTGATTGTTCACTCCGAAGCAGAGCTGGCAACAGCCATTAACCGACTACTGACTCATCCAGAAGACAGGGCAACGATGGGGCAAGCGGCACTAAAACATGCCATTAATAAATTCAGCTTCAATGAAGTGGTCAAGGATTTCACCGATATTTATGAAGAGCTAGACACTCCCGGTTCAAATCTGGCAACTTATAGCAAAAAAATAGTCAGCTCAAATAGTCTGAAGGCGCTATCAAAAAACATCGTGCTATATAGCGGTATCTTACCCGCCATGCGTTATATAAAACGCTCCCAACCTATCATACTGATGTATCACCGTATTCTAAACCGCCCGGAATCAGGCGCCATTCAACCGGGCGTTTTTAAACAACAAATGCAGTATCTGATGCAAAATTATAATGTCATCTCGATTGATGAGTTATTAGAGAGACTTAACAACAATACGGTAGAGCCATACTCTGTAGCCATTACCTTTGACGATGGCTATGGTGATTTTTATCATAAGGCCTGGCCAATCCTTCGCCAACTGCAACTACCCGCAAGCCTTTATATAACGACAGGGTTTATTGATGGCAAACAATGGCTATGGCCAGACATCCTTCGGTACTTACTCAACAACACCCATAAAAGCATTATCTCTCACCCTATACTTGGCGAAATACGGCTGGGTAAACATGAGATACAAACAGCCTGGAGTAGAATTGCCGATATATTATTGCCACTATCCACGACTGAACGCGATTCAATCTTCCAACACCTTTTTGCACAACTGGAAGTTATTCCACCAGAGCAACCCACCAATGATTACCGCCCACTGACGTGGCGCAACTTACAAGACATGTCTGAGCAGGGACTTGATATTGGCAGTCACACCATTACACACCCAGTACTTTCCAATCTGGATGATCAAGACATTGAACGGGAACTACTGCTTTCAATGCATAGAATTGAAGAACAGATTGGCAAAAGACCCAACGGTATCTGCTATCCAAACGGGCGGTCAGAAGATATTAACAATACCGTCCTCTCTATCGCTAAAGAGACTAACTATCAGTATGGTGTTCTGGCCATTAATCGCTCTATCGATAAAAGCCGAAAGTTTGAACTGGGCAGGATACCTGCACCAGACAGCCTGAAACAATTTAAGCTGTTATTGGCAAGAGCAGGCACGCAATAA
- a CDS encoding glycosyltransferase yields the protein MKNNKQYQLINFGYNPWSDYWKRNQTIFHHIAQQSYIEKSYYVNSGVWLGKLLTDPKHELSPPRRYNWSFVRPKNRQGHRVYTPLFFPFSLRFKALTHIIKRLFFKIINIGNKKTIVIANDYASAMHTLTRPTWEKADIKIFDWSDDFSAFESNEDNKRKITESVDYYLKTADIVLTINEKLSQQAKTIAKHVLQVPNATNYFTFKQPGTLATIAELEALSGPIIGYIGWLNPTRLDSELIDYMAKSRPDYNFVFMGPSTDEHPLGMAAESNNNVYILPPRQYTQLYSVYNYFDVCILPNLINEHTNGNDPIKLYDYLASGKPLVTTNTSGADKLADVISIAHSHGEFLEAIDDSLAGDNGETEARVKLAFDNSWEKRITLILDEINTIKDK from the coding sequence ATGAAGAACAACAAGCAGTACCAACTGATTAACTTTGGCTACAACCCATGGTCAGACTACTGGAAGAGAAATCAAACCATCTTCCACCACATTGCACAACAAAGCTATATTGAAAAATCTTATTACGTCAACTCTGGTGTCTGGCTGGGAAAACTACTGACAGACCCAAAGCATGAGCTAAGCCCCCCAAGAAGATACAACTGGTCCTTTGTGCGTCCAAAAAATCGGCAAGGACACAGGGTATATACGCCTCTATTCTTTCCTTTTAGCTTACGCTTCAAAGCACTCACACACATTATCAAAAGGCTTTTTTTCAAAATCATCAATATAGGCAATAAAAAAACTATAGTGATTGCCAATGACTACGCATCGGCGATGCATACCCTGACAAGACCCACATGGGAAAAGGCAGATATTAAGATTTTTGATTGGTCTGATGATTTTTCAGCCTTCGAAAGCAACGAAGACAATAAAAGGAAAATTACTGAATCCGTAGACTATTATTTAAAAACCGCTGATATAGTTTTAACTATCAATGAAAAACTGAGCCAACAGGCAAAAACTATTGCCAAGCATGTTCTGCAAGTACCCAATGCAACCAATTATTTCACCTTCAAGCAGCCCGGCACACTGGCTACTATAGCAGAACTGGAAGCTCTATCCGGCCCGATTATAGGCTATATAGGCTGGCTTAACCCAACGCGACTGGACAGTGAATTAATCGACTATATGGCTAAAAGCAGGCCGGATTACAACTTTGTTTTTATGGGGCCATCGACGGATGAGCATCCACTTGGCATGGCAGCCGAGAGCAATAACAATGTTTATATATTACCACCTCGTCAATACACTCAACTCTATAGTGTTTATAACTATTTTGACGTCTGCATACTACCTAACTTAATTAATGAACATACCAATGGCAATGACCCCATTAAACTCTATGACTACCTTGCCAGTGGCAAACCACTGGTCACAACCAACACCTCAGGGGCTGATAAACTGGCCGATGTTATTTCAATTGCACACAGCCATGGCGAGTTCCTCGAAGCAATAGACGACTCGTTGGCAGGTGACAATGGTGAGACTGAGGCCAGAGTTAAACTTGCCTTTGATAACTCATGGGAAAAACGCATCACATTAATTCTAGATGAAATCAATACCATAAAGGACAAGTAG